The Deinococcus planocerae genome contains a region encoding:
- a CDS encoding iron ABC transporter permease has product MSSPYTARRALLVGLLLAGLTGLACVLALGLGAVRTPAADVLRVLAGGGDSLTRQLVLDLRVPRVLVSLLCGAMFAASGAIMQGVIRNPLASPDLIGVGAGAGLAVTVFLLAWPGAPVGGLPWAALAGAWGGFGLVLLLAREWRGVSLNSLHPVRLALVGVAVAAALGVWQQLVLVRAPDGLGTALTFLAGTVYGADADRVARVLPWALVLLPAALLLSRTLDVLGLGEDLATSLGTRVGAARLLSLGVGVALAGAAVTGAGILGFVGLLAPHLARLLVGGRHARLVPVSMLLGALLVLAADTLGRTLLPPVEVPAGVFTTLVGAPYFLYLLRRSA; this is encoded by the coding sequence ATCTCCAGCCCGTACACCGCGCGCCGGGCCCTGCTCGTCGGGCTGCTCCTGGCCGGGCTGACCGGGCTCGCCTGTGTCCTCGCCCTGGGGCTCGGCGCGGTGAGGACGCCCGCCGCCGACGTGCTGCGGGTGCTGGCGGGTGGGGGAGACAGCCTGACCCGGCAACTGGTCCTCGACCTGCGGGTGCCGCGGGTCCTCGTCTCGCTGCTGTGTGGGGCGATGTTCGCGGCGTCGGGGGCGATCATGCAGGGCGTGATCCGCAACCCGCTCGCCTCGCCGGACCTGATCGGGGTGGGGGCGGGGGCGGGGCTGGCGGTCACCGTGTTCCTGCTCGCGTGGCCGGGGGCTCCGGTGGGGGGGCTGCCCTGGGCGGCGCTCGCGGGCGCGTGGGGGGGCTTCGGGCTGGTGCTCCTCCTCGCGCGGGAGTGGCGGGGGGTGAGCCTGAACAGCCTCCACCCCGTGCGGCTCGCCCTCGTCGGCGTGGCGGTGGCGGCGGCGCTGGGGGTGTGGCAGCAACTCGTCCTCGTGCGGGCCCCGGACGGGCTGGGTACGGCCCTCACGTTCCTGGCGGGCACGGTGTACGGGGCGGACGCGGACCGGGTGGCGCGGGTGCTGCCCTGGGCCCTGGTGCTGCTGCCCGCCGCCCTGCTGCTCTCCCGCACGCTCGACGTGCTGGGCCTCGGGGAAGACCTCGCCACCTCTCTCGGCACGCGGGTCGGCGCCGCGCGGCTGCTGTCTCTGGGCGTCGGCGTCGCGCTCGCCGGGGCCGCCGTCACGGGGGCGGGCATCCTGGGCTTCGTGGGCCTGCTCGCTCCCCACCTCGCGCGGCTGCTCGTGGGGGGGCGGCACGCGCGGCTCGTGCCTGTCTCCATGCTCCTCGGCGCCCTGCTCGTCCTGGCCGCCGATACCCTGGGGCGGACCCTGCTGCCGCCGGTCGAGGTTCCGGCGGGCGTCTTCACGACGCTCGTGGGGGCGCCATACTTCCTCTACCTGCTGAGGCGCAGCGCATGA
- a CDS encoding ABC transporter ATP-binding protein, which translates to MTQTPTVQTPVPLSTQNLKLAYGQSVIVPDLDLRVAGGKITSIIGPNGCGKSTLLRALARLLPAGSGSISLYGQALHALPSREVARRLAILPQGPTAPEGLSVEDLVWFGRHPHQGRFPVRREEDREAVAWALAQTGMTVFAGRPLEALSGGQRQRAWIAMSLAQQTDILLLDEPTTYLDLSHQLEVLHLAGRLNRDQGKTVVMVLHDLNQAVRYSDEIVAMKGGRVYAQGRPGDLMTAELLRDVFGLKAHILADPDTGRPHVIPYALTR; encoded by the coding sequence ATGACCCAGACCCCCACCGTCCAGACTCCAGTTCCGCTTTCCACCCAGAATCTCAAGCTCGCCTACGGTCAGAGCGTGATCGTCCCCGACCTCGACCTGCGCGTGGCGGGCGGGAAGATCACGAGCATCATCGGGCCGAACGGCTGCGGCAAGAGCACCCTGCTGCGCGCCCTGGCCCGGCTGCTGCCCGCCGGGAGCGGCTCGATCAGCCTCTACGGTCAGGCCCTCCACGCCCTGCCCTCCCGCGAGGTGGCGCGGCGGCTGGCGATCCTGCCCCAGGGGCCGACCGCTCCCGAGGGCCTGAGCGTCGAGGACCTCGTGTGGTTCGGGCGCCACCCCCACCAGGGCCGCTTTCCCGTGCGGCGGGAGGAGGACCGCGAGGCGGTGGCGTGGGCCCTCGCCCAGACGGGCATGACCGTCTTCGCAGGGCGGCCCCTGGAGGCCCTCTCGGGCGGGCAGCGGCAGCGCGCGTGGATCGCCATGAGCCTCGCCCAGCAGACCGACATCCTGCTGCTCGACGAGCCGACGACCTACCTCGACCTCTCGCACCAGCTCGAAGTCCTGCACCTCGCCGGGCGCCTCAACCGCGACCAGGGCAAGACGGTCGTGATGGTCCTGCACGACCTCAACCAGGCGGTGCGCTACAGCGACGAGATCGTCGCCATGAAGGGGGGGCGGGTGTACGCCCAGGGCCGCCCGGGGGACCTGATGACGGCGGAGTTGCTGCGCGACGTATTCGGCCTCAAGGCCCACATCCTCGCCGACCCGGACACCGGCAGGCCACACGTGATCCCCTACGCGCTGACGCGGTAG
- a CDS encoding CBS domain-containing protein yields MPTPVKDLMSHPPVTAPPDTTVPEAVRMLGARGIRRLPVVEGGRLVGIVTERDLKEAMPSASTTLSIWEITSALSRLTLREVMKTSVLTADEDAPLHDAAYTMLRHRVGGLPVVNDRHEVVGVVTVTDVLREYVRLSGLGREEAGERLPDPTSSR; encoded by the coding sequence ATGCCCACCCCCGTCAAGGACCTGATGAGTCACCCGCCCGTCACCGCTCCCCCCGACACCACCGTGCCCGAGGCGGTGCGGATGCTGGGGGCGCGGGGCATTCGCCGCCTGCCCGTCGTCGAGGGCGGGAGACTCGTCGGCATCGTGACCGAGCGCGACCTCAAGGAGGCGATGCCGTCGGCGTCCACCACCCTGAGCATCTGGGAGATCACGTCGGCGCTCTCGCGGCTCACCCTGCGCGAGGTCATGAAGACTTCGGTCCTCACCGCCGACGAGGACGCCCCCCTGCACGACGCGGCGTACACCATGCTCCGGCACCGGGTCGGCGGCCTGCCCGTGGTCAACGACCGCCACGAGGTCGTGGGCGTCGTCACCGTGACCGACGTCCTGCGCGAGTACGTGCGCCTGAGCGGGCTGGGCAGGGAGGAGGCGGGCGAAAGGCTGCCGGACCCCACGTCCAGCCGTTGA
- a CDS encoding universal stress protein, with translation MFKHILVTTDGSPLGGLALPHAADLARQYGATLSLLYVVPPPQLGVFAEGAAYVYDYPEERERLIEEGARLLDEARRDIDFPEARVVCRETDGRPVAEVIADEVGRSGADLVVMSTHGRGGLAHLLLGSVAEAVLKRVHVPVLLVRGPGEVAKGRPTRQSQARS, from the coding sequence ATGTTCAAGCACATCCTCGTGACGACCGACGGCAGCCCGCTCGGTGGGCTCGCCCTGCCCCACGCCGCCGACCTCGCCCGCCAGTACGGGGCCACGCTGAGCCTGCTGTACGTGGTGCCGCCGCCCCAGCTCGGGGTTTTCGCCGAGGGGGCGGCCTACGTGTACGACTATCCGGAGGAGCGTGAGAGATTGATCGAGGAGGGCGCCCGGCTCCTCGACGAGGCCCGCCGGGACATCGACTTCCCGGAGGCGCGGGTGGTGTGCCGCGAGACGGACGGGCGGCCCGTTGCGGAGGTGATCGCGGACGAGGTGGGGAGGAGCGGCGCCGACCTCGTGGTGATGAGCACCCACGGGCGCGGCGGGCTCGCGCACCTGTTGCTGGGCAGCGTGGCCGAGGCGGTGCTCAAAAGGGTCCACGTACCCGTGCTCCTCGTGCGCGGTCCCGGCGAGGTGGCGAAGGGTCGCCCCACCCGGCAGTCCCAGGCCCGCTCGTGA
- a CDS encoding cation-translocating P-type ATPase: MTTRPLKAPLSPAPADAEPPWHTLEAGATLAALATDPERGLGEAEVGARLARLGPNELVDRGVKSPWKILWEQLTAVMVLILFAAAGLSAFLEKWLEAGAILAIVLLFALLGFLQEYRAERAIAALRRLAVPVVRARRGGEWREISARDLVPGDVIALEAGNVVPADVRLLESANLRVQEAALTGESEPVEKEVAALTRADAPLGDRRNLGFMGTTVTYGRGAAVVVETGMRTQLGRIATLIQDVKGGMTPLQARLDRVGKGLAAAGVVVALLILFVGLAAGEAFEDMVLTAISVAVAVVPEGLPAVVTFTLALGAQKMLRRSALIRKLPAVETLGSVTTICSDKTGTLTENRMTVTVLDVAGERVDLSQTLHARLPALERGDARPEVSLGTSPLMRLTLAAAALCNDATVKTSDEGRLDTLGDPTEGALLVAAANAGLAQGELTAALPRVAELPFDSERKRMTTVHARARTVPDGLGAVLGRDGLNPGLGFVALTKGAVDGLLGLSAHVFDGSDVRPLDPEWRRRIEGANDALARDGMRVLGVAFRLLDAPLADEGVEQGLVFLGLVGMIDPPRPEVREAVARCRAAGIRPIMITGDHPLTASFIARDLGISTDERVITGVDLARMTDADLGRAASDVNVFARVSPEHKLRIVEALQTRGQVVAMTGDGVNDAPALKKADIGVAMGITGTDVSKEAADMVLRDDNFATIVASVEEGRTIYDNLRRFVKFAITGNVGKVGVMLLWPLPFALTGLPLGSAVALLPLQLLWLNLMTDGLLGLAMGVEKPESNVMGRPPQSPKEGIFSGGMGWHVVWVGAYITVVALGVGFWYYRQDLPQWQTMIFTTLAFLQVFQALAIRSNTEPVWRIGLFSNRLLVGLTLLVVGLQLAVLYVPLLQATFLRLVPLSAADLLIAAGLGFTLLVAVEIEKWLARRRRRGRPAPAHA, from the coding sequence ATGACCACCCGGCCCCTGAAGGCGCCCCTCTCCCCCGCTCCCGCCGACGCCGAGCCCCCCTGGCACACCCTGGAGGCCGGGGCCACCCTCGCCGCCCTGGCGACCGACCCCGAGCGCGGCCTGGGCGAGGCGGAGGTGGGCGCACGGCTGGCCCGGCTGGGGCCCAACGAACTCGTCGACCGCGGGGTGAAGAGCCCCTGGAAGATTCTGTGGGAGCAGCTCACCGCGGTGATGGTCCTGATCCTCTTCGCGGCGGCGGGGCTCTCCGCCTTCCTGGAGAAGTGGCTGGAGGCGGGGGCGATCCTCGCCATCGTGCTGCTCTTCGCGCTGCTCGGCTTCCTTCAGGAGTACCGGGCGGAGCGGGCTATCGCCGCCCTGCGGCGCCTCGCCGTGCCCGTCGTGCGCGCCCGGCGAGGCGGCGAGTGGCGCGAGATCAGCGCCCGCGACCTCGTGCCCGGGGACGTGATCGCCCTGGAGGCCGGAAACGTCGTGCCCGCCGACGTGCGCCTCCTGGAGAGTGCCAACCTGCGCGTGCAGGAGGCGGCCCTGACCGGGGAGTCCGAGCCGGTCGAGAAGGAGGTCGCCGCGCTGACCCGGGCGGACGCGCCGCTGGGCGACCGCCGCAACCTCGGCTTCATGGGGACCACCGTCACCTACGGGCGCGGGGCGGCGGTCGTCGTCGAGACGGGGATGCGCACCCAGCTCGGGCGCATCGCCACCCTGATTCAGGACGTGAAGGGCGGCATGACGCCGCTGCAAGCCCGCCTCGACCGGGTGGGCAAGGGCCTCGCGGCGGCGGGGGTGGTCGTCGCCCTCCTGATCCTCTTCGTCGGGTTGGCCGCCGGGGAGGCCTTCGAGGACATGGTGCTCACCGCGATCAGCGTGGCGGTCGCCGTCGTGCCCGAGGGGCTGCCCGCCGTCGTGACCTTCACGCTCGCGCTGGGTGCCCAGAAGATGCTGCGGCGGAGCGCCCTGATCCGCAAGCTGCCCGCCGTCGAGACGCTGGGCTCGGTCACCACCATCTGCTCGGACAAGACGGGCACCCTGACGGAAAACCGCATGACCGTCACCGTCCTCGACGTGGCGGGCGAGCGGGTGGACCTGAGTCAGACGCTGCACGCCCGGCTGCCCGCCCTGGAGCGCGGGGACGCCCGGCCCGAGGTCTCACTCGGCACCTCACCCCTGATGCGCCTCACCCTCGCGGCGGCGGCGCTGTGCAACGACGCAACGGTAAAGACCTCCGACGAGGGACGCCTCGACACCCTGGGCGACCCCACGGAAGGGGCCCTCCTCGTCGCGGCGGCGAACGCGGGCCTGGCGCAAGGCGAGCTGACGGCAGCCCTGCCCCGGGTGGCGGAGCTGCCCTTCGACTCCGAGCGCAAGCGGATGACGACGGTGCACGCGCGGGCGCGGACGGTGCCGGACGGCCTCGGCGCGGTGCTCGGGCGGGACGGGCTGAACCCGGGGCTCGGCTTCGTGGCCCTCACGAAGGGGGCGGTGGACGGGCTGCTCGGCCTGTCGGCGCATGTGTTCGATGGCTCGGACGTGCGGCCCCTCGACCCTGAGTGGCGCCGCCGCATCGAGGGAGCAAACGACGCCCTGGCGCGCGACGGGATGCGGGTGCTCGGGGTGGCCTTCCGCCTGCTGGACGCGCCCCTCGCCGACGAGGGGGTGGAGCAGGGGCTCGTATTCCTTGGCCTCGTGGGCATGATCGACCCGCCGCGCCCCGAGGTCCGCGAGGCCGTCGCGCGCTGCCGGGCGGCGGGCATCCGGCCCATCATGATCACGGGGGATCATCCCCTCACGGCGAGCTTCATCGCGCGCGACCTCGGCATTTCCACGGACGAGCGGGTGATCACGGGGGTGGACCTCGCCCGCATGACGGACGCCGACCTGGGGCGGGCCGCATCGGACGTGAACGTCTTCGCGCGGGTGTCCCCGGAGCACAAGCTGCGGATCGTGGAGGCGCTCCAGACGCGCGGGCAGGTCGTCGCCATGACCGGGGACGGGGTGAACGACGCGCCCGCCCTGAAAAAGGCCGACATCGGCGTGGCGATGGGGATCACCGGGACGGACGTGTCCAAGGAGGCCGCGGACATGGTGCTGCGCGACGACAACTTCGCCACCATCGTCGCGTCGGTCGAGGAGGGGCGCACGATCTACGACAACCTGCGCCGCTTCGTGAAGTTCGCCATCACCGGCAACGTCGGCAAGGTCGGCGTGATGCTGCTGTGGCCGCTGCCCTTCGCTTTGACCGGTCTTCCGCTGGGCTCGGCGGTCGCCCTGCTGCCGCTGCAACTGCTGTGGCTCAACCTGATGACCGACGGCCTGCTCGGTCTGGCGATGGGCGTGGAAAAGCCCGAGAGCAATGTCATGGGCCGTCCTCCCCAGTCGCCGAAGGAGGGCATCTTCAGCGGCGGGATGGGCTGGCACGTGGTGTGGGTGGGCGCCTACATCACGGTGGTGGCGCTGGGGGTGGGTTTCTGGTACTACCGCCAGGACCTGCCGCAGTGGCAGACGATGATCTTTACCACGCTGGCCTTCCTCCAGGTCTTCCAGGCCCTCGCCATCCGCTCGAACACCGAGCCGGTCTGGAGGATCGGGCTCTTTTCCAACCGCCTGCTGGTGGGCCTCACCCTGCTCGTCGTGGGGCTGCAACTCGCGGTGCTGTACGTGCCGCTGCTCCAGGCGACCTTCCTGCGGCTCGTGCCGCTCTCCGCCGCCGACCTCCTGATCGCCGCCGGGCTGGGCTTCACGCTCCTGGTCGCGGTGGAGATCGAGAAGTGGCTCGCCCGCCGCCGGAGACGGGGCCGCCCGGCCCCCGCCCACGCCTGA